The nucleotide sequence GCCCGGACACCGATCCCGACCCGTCGTCCGGTGCGCACCGGGGTCCGGGCCTCTAGGCTCGGCCGGTGCACAGCGGACGGAGCCCGGAGCGGCTGACCAAACGCAGTCTCGTCGCCGTCTCCCACGCCATCGAACGGGCCGCGCTGGCCGAGGCCGAGGACGGACCGCTGGTCGTGTTCGCCCTCTTCCAGCGGCTGCCATACTTCGCCCGGGAACGCGCGGTCTACCGGCGGATCGCCGCCCGGGCCGCGGTCACCGTGGTCGGGATGGTCGGCGGGCCGCCGCCGGACCTGCCCGCCGGGGCGTACCCCGTGGTGCTGGAGGAGACCGAGGACCTGGCCCGGGAGTGGAGCGTGGTGGCGCTGACGCCGCGCTTCGGGGCCGGCCTCGTGGCGTACGACCGGGAAGAGGTGGCGCCGGCGGAGACCCTGGAGGCCGGCCGCCTCTTCGACGGGCGCTGGAGTTTCCGCCGCGACGAGGCGCTGCACGACGTGCTCCGGCTGTACGGGCGGCTCGCCGAGCGGCTGCCCGGTCCGGCGCGGGCCGGGCTGGAGCAGGCGGTGGCCCGGGTCCGGGACATCCCGGCCGCACCGGGCGAGCCCCGTGCCGAGGCGGCGCTGCGCCTGCTGGCCCGGCGGGGCGAGCGGGCGCACCCGGCCGAGCCGGCGGACGCCCTGCTCGACGAGCCGGGGCTGCGCCGGTGGACCGGCGTGGACGGCGTGACCGCCACGGGCACCCTGCCGGTGGCGCTGGTGGGCCTGCGGGTGGACGAGCCGGCCGGCACGCCGGAACGCTTCGGCCGGCGCGGCGCGGCCCGGGAGGGCCAGGCCGTCCTCGCCGCCGTCACCAGCGTGCTGACCCCGGTCGACCGGGCGGTCCGCCTCGC is from Micromonospora terminaliae and encodes:
- a CDS encoding DICT sensory domain-containing protein — protein: MHSGRSPERLTKRSLVAVSHAIERAALAEAEDGPLVVFALFQRLPYFARERAVYRRIAARAAVTVVGMVGGPPPDLPAGAYPVVLEETEDLAREWSVVALTPRFGAGLVAYDREEVAPAETLEAGRLFDGRWSFRRDEALHDVLRLYGRLAERLPGPARAGLEQAVARVRDIPAAPGEPRAEAALRLLARRGERAHPAEPADALLDEPGLRRWTGVDGVTATGTLPVALVGLRVDEPAGTPERFGRRGAAREGQAVLAAVTSVLTPVDRAVRLADNEFQLILPGRDEAAALAVAGRLREAVGGLAHSYPFVAYAVHAAVTVTARRPLPVAELRHAVEWAVREGVPVASLPSERPAVPAGAG